The Sporocytophaga myxococcoides DSM 11118 genome window below encodes:
- a CDS encoding DKNYY domain-containing protein: MHTTINILITIILIPWPVILMMSPMMIAATGFRDSRSSLLFATAIMSYPVIIFAILKLMDLSFWGMNVSAWLITFFIISGGIILLYGIPRMLINLGKGIKNNGYFKNDSVVFFDGHKISKADPRSFTIIAGGSHYAKDYNHVFYMGNIVKDADPLTFAPMIDTNAEQSGNLTAVFWKDKANVYYNAKKMEGCDAETFQYLHGIYGKDINHVYFGNNILSGAKPDKFRLLNDIITTDETSLFIFNKAVNIPLDLSSFSVVQDGDHVFCKDINHVYLPFYGHQEPLVKVEEADVETFHLLDRYYAKDKHNVYYYGYNKNNKRTLIYLAGANPDNFSVGYDASTKSDATDGLNFYLAGKIVR, translated from the coding sequence GTGCATACAACTATAAATATCCTTATTACTATCATTTTGATTCCGTGGCCGGTCATTCTTATGATGTCTCCCATGATGATTGCGGCTACTGGTTTTAGAGATAGCAGATCATCCTTGTTATTTGCAACTGCCATAATGAGTTATCCCGTTATAATTTTTGCAATTCTTAAGCTAATGGATCTTAGCTTTTGGGGAATGAATGTAAGTGCCTGGCTTATCACTTTCTTTATCATTTCCGGAGGAATTATTTTATTATACGGTATTCCAAGAATGCTCATTAATCTGGGAAAGGGGATAAAGAATAACGGTTATTTCAAGAATGATTCTGTTGTATTTTTTGATGGACATAAAATTTCCAAAGCTGATCCGAGATCATTTACAATTATAGCAGGCGGTTCACATTATGCAAAAGATTATAATCATGTTTTTTACATGGGTAATATAGTGAAGGACGCAGATCCATTGACTTTTGCACCAATGATAGACACGAATGCGGAACAGTCAGGGAACTTGACAGCTGTATTCTGGAAGGATAAAGCTAATGTTTATTACAATGCAAAAAAGATGGAGGGATGTGATGCTGAAACTTTTCAATATCTGCATGGAATCTATGGAAAGGACATAAATCACGTTTACTTTGGAAATAATATATTGTCAGGGGCGAAGCCTGATAAATTCAGGTTGCTTAATGATATAATAACAACGGATGAGACAAGTTTATTCATCTTTAATAAGGCTGTTAACATTCCTCTAGATTTATCGAGTTTTAGTGTTGTTCAGGATGGAGACCATGTATTTTGCAAAGATATAAATCATGTATATCTTCCTTTCTATGGTCATCAGGAGCCTCTTGTAAAGGTTGAAGAAGCAGATGTAGAAACATTCCATCTTCTTGATAGATATTATGCCAAGGATAAGCATAACGTCTATTACTACGGCTATAACAAAAACAATAAGAGAACTCTGATTTATCTGGCCGGGGCCAATCCGGACAATTTCTCAGTAGGATATGATGCTTCAACAAAATCTGATGCAACAGATGGTTTGAATTTTTATTTGGCTGGCAAAATTGTAAGATGA
- a CDS encoding T9SS type A sorting domain-containing protein, with translation MNWDVENRNFTVREWSGNNSKLNYSLYSASGVLILNGCTQMNESTPIKSLNNGVYILHLSDGENVYSKQITYY, from the coding sequence TTGAACTGGGATGTAGAAAATCGAAATTTTACAGTTAGGGAATGGTCAGGAAATAATTCAAAACTTAATTATTCTCTTTATTCTGCATCGGGAGTGTTAATACTTAACGGTTGTACCCAAATGAATGAATCTACTCCTATTAAAAGTCTGAACAATGGTGTATACATACTACATCTTTCAGACGGTGAGAATGTGTATTCTAAGCAGATAACATACTATTAA
- a CDS encoding T9SS type A sorting domain-containing protein, which produces MQTKNFYTTNKLYFYLVKNFKYFLLNTLALILSSQLSAATYYVASNGNDSNDGQSTSTPWKTIAGLNQKTFSPNDVVLFRTGDTFYGKINLKSGVTYSSYGSGPVPIISGAVPITGWTPYGSQGVYKVKLTDSLAVRNLFVNSQQMTIARYPDSGFLYANHGNGKIGFSDPELPSGTNWVGANIRIATLNYLYETKKVTSYNSGNIVFNTISIENIADSTAYFVDNKLSLLDKAGEWFYNPLDSTVYLYPPVGIDINNCIIEGAVYDYGFSCEACANATIKNLKIVKQRLDGISIRNSSSTVSNNIKIENTFFANQLRNGISIQGTNMNITKDTLENINGKGIEITNCTSSSITSNALKNIGLIPGYGTSGYNGATGIATQDVNLITISKNNISYTGYNGIRCDGTNITVEKNNISYPLITCTDGGGIYTWGTYSHQIIIKNNFISYPQGFDNGAPGGLAVGIYVDNYASYVDVLNNTIIESNKSGIFLNAGVYNCNVKGNISYGNKLNQFRISDYIDTLATYGNKVYKNTFYSIDQNATGLLENHYFEGRDLAVTDSNFYCNPYSDYVLSIFKEATSSTSNYSINQWKTLTSEDVTSKTSFAQLDNCGVVSITESNLITNGNFNSNILGWRKHNSATTIQYTTGQLDGGSLKFTSTDVNPQNNVMAISPQFAITKDQYYLLTFSVKSSGPCNIEAIIRQDNGVTYDEYFAKKFYIDNNRKDIRQIVKISSSDSKVRLDFQIYAPDHEFWIDNVQLVPINASCMDPKDQSKLFTNTTDNTVNVSLGGNTYRDLNGNIVKGTVALEPWYSKVLVLERIPSVSIVTPILNAEYSAPASITIEANASVVDASISRVEIFLGAVKIGDFTTPPYRVTWSNVVLGNYSITAKATDSRGMMSVSAPVLIRVNSAPSFTEAENNYAIVTDAGTNSAIGITSCPTGLSNNAAVKLYDKNDKIQFNFTTSEAGMYKISVRLRTGDSRGSTVLANSYAYTINGISKTFTLDAISVSASSTCLGTSYWGKVISPVMYLQQGVNYFTVESLTSWTGVDNFEVVFTPHKYEAESHFQIISDLGTNSILSYTCPGTTLSNLAAIRTFDLNDKFGINFYVSENATYKIIARLRSGDATGPSTFGNGYAFTLDNAAQTFTLNFASISALSTTCLGQSYWGNFQSGDLSLTSGNHYLSLDAIKTWGSGDYIEIVKTNAGSTRADIEVSDATGLTSSPILNIYPNPVKNEFMIDFNSSYESIATIELLDIFGRMVMKDEKAVISGLNNYVMSVKDIKTGFYLVSISQNDHRIIKKIYVEE; this is translated from the coding sequence ATGCAAACGAAAAACTTTTACACAACCAACAAGCTCTATTTTTATTTAGTCAAAAACTTTAAATACTTTTTACTAAATACACTTGCTTTAATCCTTTCTTCACAATTGTCTGCCGCTACTTATTATGTAGCAAGCAACGGAAATGATTCGAACGATGGGCAGTCCACTTCTACTCCATGGAAAACAATTGCAGGATTAAACCAAAAAACATTTTCTCCAAATGATGTCGTCTTGTTCAGGACAGGTGACACATTCTATGGAAAAATAAATTTAAAATCAGGAGTTACATACTCGTCCTACGGAAGCGGACCCGTTCCCATAATTTCAGGTGCAGTCCCAATTACAGGCTGGACACCTTATGGATCGCAAGGTGTTTACAAAGTAAAATTAACCGACTCTTTAGCTGTAAGAAATCTTTTTGTAAACTCTCAGCAAATGACCATAGCTCGGTATCCAGATTCAGGTTTTCTTTATGCAAATCATGGGAATGGCAAGATCGGATTTTCAGATCCAGAACTACCTTCAGGAACTAACTGGGTTGGGGCTAATATTAGAATTGCAACACTTAATTATTTATATGAAACAAAAAAAGTTACCAGTTACAATTCTGGCAATATTGTTTTCAACACAATCTCTATAGAGAACATTGCAGATTCTACCGCTTACTTTGTTGATAACAAACTAAGCCTACTGGATAAAGCAGGAGAATGGTTTTATAACCCGCTAGACTCCACAGTATATTTATATCCTCCTGTTGGCATAGATATTAATAACTGCATTATTGAAGGTGCTGTATATGACTATGGTTTTTCATGTGAAGCATGTGCGAATGCTACTATTAAAAATTTAAAAATAGTAAAGCAAAGACTGGATGGTATTTCAATTAGAAATTCATCAAGCACAGTTTCGAACAATATCAAAATTGAGAATACCTTTTTTGCTAATCAGTTAAGAAATGGGATTTCCATTCAGGGAACCAATATGAATATAACCAAAGATACTCTGGAGAACATTAATGGCAAAGGAATAGAGATTACAAATTGTACTTCATCTTCTATTACATCAAATGCTCTTAAGAATATAGGATTGATTCCAGGATATGGCACCAGCGGATATAATGGGGCAACAGGAATTGCGACCCAGGACGTAAACTTAATTACCATCAGCAAAAACAACATCAGTTATACTGGCTACAATGGGATACGTTGCGATGGCACCAATATTACAGTTGAAAAAAACAATATATCTTATCCACTGATCACTTGTACTGATGGCGGAGGGATTTACACTTGGGGTACTTATTCTCATCAGATAATTATCAAAAACAACTTTATCAGTTATCCACAAGGGTTTGACAATGGCGCCCCCGGAGGGCTTGCAGTAGGAATTTATGTAGACAACTATGCGAGTTATGTAGATGTACTTAATAACACCATTATCGAATCAAACAAATCCGGAATATTCCTTAATGCCGGAGTATACAACTGTAATGTTAAAGGCAACATATCATATGGCAATAAGCTGAACCAGTTTCGAATATCAGATTATATAGATACTTTAGCAACCTATGGAAACAAAGTCTATAAAAATACTTTTTATTCCATTGATCAAAATGCGACAGGACTTTTGGAAAACCACTATTTTGAAGGGAGAGATTTAGCCGTGACAGATTCCAATTTCTATTGCAATCCTTATTCTGATTATGTTTTAAGCATTTTTAAAGAAGCGACTTCATCCACTTCCAACTACTCAATAAACCAATGGAAAACGCTCACTTCAGAAGATGTGACCAGCAAGACAAGTTTTGCACAACTTGATAATTGTGGGGTAGTTTCTATTACAGAATCTAATTTAATTACCAATGGAAATTTTAACTCCAATATTCTGGGGTGGCGAAAACATAATTCTGCAACTACTATTCAATATACAACAGGCCAATTGGATGGAGGATCATTAAAATTCACTTCAACAGATGTAAATCCTCAAAATAATGTTATGGCTATAAGCCCTCAGTTTGCAATAACAAAAGATCAGTATTACTTACTAACCTTTTCTGTCAAATCATCAGGACCATGCAATATAGAGGCAATCATAAGACAAGATAATGGAGTTACATACGATGAATATTTTGCAAAGAAATTTTACATTGACAATAACAGAAAAGACATAAGACAAATTGTAAAAATCTCTAGCTCAGATTCAAAAGTACGACTGGATTTCCAGATATATGCACCAGATCATGAATTCTGGATTGACAACGTTCAACTTGTACCTATAAATGCCTCTTGCATGGATCCAAAGGATCAATCCAAACTGTTTACCAATACAACAGACAATACTGTTAATGTCAGTCTTGGCGGAAATACATACAGAGACCTGAACGGAAACATTGTTAAAGGAACTGTTGCACTGGAGCCATGGTATTCTAAGGTGCTTGTATTAGAAAGAATACCCTCAGTATCTATTGTAACTCCGATTTTGAACGCTGAATACTCTGCTCCAGCATCCATTACAATTGAAGCGAATGCATCAGTGGTGGATGCCAGCATTTCAAGGGTGGAGATTTTCCTGGGAGCTGTCAAGATCGGAGATTTCACAACACCTCCTTACAGGGTAACATGGTCAAATGTCGTTTTAGGCAATTATTCAATAACCGCAAAGGCTACTGATTCAAGAGGGATGATGTCTGTATCAGCTCCTGTGTTGATCAGAGTTAACAGCGCTCCTTCTTTCACTGAAGCAGAAAACAATTATGCCATAGTAACCGACGCAGGAACAAACTCTGCAATCGGAATTACATCCTGCCCTACCGGATTAAGTAATAACGCGGCTGTTAAGCTTTACGATAAAAATGATAAAATACAATTCAATTTCACGACAAGTGAAGCTGGAATGTATAAAATATCCGTGCGTTTAAGAACTGGTGATTCAAGAGGAAGTACAGTTCTTGCAAACTCTTATGCTTATACAATTAACGGAATCTCGAAGACATTTACACTTGACGCGATTTCAGTATCTGCTTCATCGACCTGCTTGGGAACATCCTATTGGGGGAAAGTAATATCACCGGTTATGTACCTTCAACAGGGAGTAAATTATTTTACTGTTGAATCGCTTACCTCCTGGACTGGAGTTGATAATTTCGAAGTCGTGTTTACTCCTCATAAATATGAGGCCGAAAGCCATTTTCAGATTATTTCCGATCTAGGCACCAATTCAATTTTATCATATACTTGTCCTGGCACAACTCTTAGTAACCTTGCTGCAATAAGAACTTTTGATTTGAATGATAAATTCGGTATCAACTTTTATGTATCAGAAAATGCAACTTATAAAATAATTGCCAGATTAAGATCCGGAGATGCAACAGGCCCGTCTACATTCGGCAACGGATATGCATTTACACTTGATAATGCCGCTCAAACGTTCACTCTTAATTTCGCCAGTATTTCAGCTCTATCAACAACATGTCTGGGGCAATCTTACTGGGGAAATTTCCAGTCAGGTGACCTATCTTTAACATCAGGAAATCATTACTTATCTCTTGATGCAATCAAAACCTGGGGAAGCGGAGATTATATTGAAATTGTAAAAACAAACGCAGGAAGCACCAGAGCTGATATTGAAGTGAGTGATGCTACTGGGTTAACCTCCAGTCCAATCCTGAATATCTACCCAAATCCTGTTAAAAATGAATTTATGATAGATTTCAATTCATCTTATGAAAGTATTGCTACCATTGAGCTTCTCGATATTTTTGGGAGAATGGTTATGAAAGATGAGAAAGCTGTCATTTCAGGATTAAACAATTATGTTATGAGCGTTAAAGATATAAAAACTGGCTTTTATCTCGTTTCTATTTCTCAAAACGATCATCGGATTATTAAAAAGATATATGTAGAGGAATAA
- a CDS encoding OB-fold protein gives MKKNILIFSLIFLITACNLKEQSEIQKEVIASEEVISISADSLLNNFSKDSAAASETYIGKVLSINGTVGLFEQLDTIKFNRKDSLPYIVNWLVNRIESDINTSNIFFKVGNKIKNKKPGYSLSATFPKEYRRELAGVKEEAKITVKGKLEHISVISSTQADSTKKAIGYILSLQGCVLDTLK, from the coding sequence ATGAAAAAAAATATATTAATCTTTTCTTTAATTTTTTTAATAACAGCATGCAACTTAAAAGAACAATCAGAAATACAGAAAGAAGTAATAGCTTCTGAAGAAGTAATTTCAATAAGTGCAGATTCCCTTCTTAATAACTTTTCCAAAGATAGTGCCGCTGCATCTGAAACGTATATTGGGAAGGTTCTTTCTATTAATGGGACAGTGGGCCTATTTGAACAATTAGATACTATTAAATTTAATAGAAAAGATTCACTTCCATACATAGTAAATTGGCTGGTCAATCGGATTGAAAGTGATATTAATACAAGTAATATCTTTTTTAAAGTAGGAAATAAAATCAAAAATAAAAAGCCCGGTTATTCCTTAAGTGCTACATTTCCAAAAGAGTATAGGAGAGAACTAGCAGGGGTTAAGGAAGAAGCAAAAATAACTGTTAAGGGAAAACTGGAACATATAAGTGTAATTTCTTCCACTCAGGCAGATAGCACCAAAAAAGCAATAGGTTATATTCTGTCCTTGCAAGGTTGTGTTCTTGATACATTAAAATAA
- a CDS encoding alpha/beta fold hydrolase, with product MLTIKTRFSLLRQVLFVLMTLSLFSCHLVTPQEEVNTSHNTNREANSKSQTYLLVHGAWHPQECWHLVKEKLEQQGHNVFTVQLQGLGKDQTPLEQITLQSHVDAVKLALNQIEGKVVLVGHSYGGVVISQVGEQLPQKIEKLVYLSAFMLQNGESLADIALKDTLSVVTQNLVFAPPAAFIPKEKYISAFYNEVEENNNQVVEQEVNELMALLRPHPIAALGTPISIGANYNSLDKVYISCLKDHAITPSAQQFMYSRFNGVKVFTLKADHSPFITQTSQLVNILGKL from the coding sequence ATGTTAACAATTAAAACACGTTTCAGTCTATTAAGGCAGGTACTTTTTGTATTAATGACATTGTCGCTTTTTTCGTGCCATTTGGTTACTCCACAAGAAGAAGTCAATACTTCCCATAATACAAACAGGGAAGCGAATTCCAAATCTCAAACTTATCTTTTGGTCCATGGAGCCTGGCATCCGCAAGAATGCTGGCATCTTGTGAAGGAAAAATTAGAACAGCAAGGCCACAATGTGTTCACAGTGCAATTACAAGGTCTTGGAAAAGACCAGACACCTTTAGAGCAAATTACATTACAATCCCATGTTGATGCAGTAAAACTTGCTCTAAATCAAATAGAGGGGAAAGTAGTACTGGTGGGGCATTCGTATGGAGGAGTTGTTATTTCTCAGGTTGGAGAACAATTGCCTCAAAAAATTGAGAAGCTTGTTTACCTTTCTGCGTTCATGCTTCAGAATGGTGAAAGTCTTGCAGATATAGCGTTAAAGGATACTTTATCTGTAGTTACTCAAAATCTTGTATTTGCTCCTCCTGCAGCATTTATTCCTAAGGAGAAATATATAAGTGCTTTTTATAATGAAGTAGAGGAAAATAATAATCAGGTAGTAGAGCAAGAAGTAAACGAACTAATGGCATTATTAAGACCGCATCCAATTGCTGCTTTGGGAACACCTATTTCAATAGGAGCAAATTACAACAGTCTTGATAAAGTTTACATTTCATGTTTAAAAGACCATGCCATTACACCTTCAGCTCAGCAATTCATGTATTCAAGATTTAATGGAGTGAAGGTATTTACCTTGAAGGCAGATCATTCACCATTTATTACTCAGACAAGTCAATTAGTCAATATACTGGGTAAACTATAA
- a CDS encoding T9SS type A sorting domain-containing protein yields the protein MKKYLLTFISVILLSASLRAQTTDTYVVADKPVGLSSCVDSVITLADIFEMAGIRDLNDPNDNVSMYKMFRLHGSVITTDELTSIHYSDYPSVFVKKMNATNSHHGGVQVFLYLITPPTSMFSVDTLKYTVEKGATVNFTPDFFEKFTFFSSGKDLTSLNKRILFTDQSIGTEAPIDTNYTWSIVGKGKYKIRVQVAVCDPTDLYYDSIYVVVNESPCLKLEIKNMPSLCRDEIIDITPYVYLDGHLATSADLSQMTFLNKSLLGGTGESFDPTAMDVTQMVDKVSRFPMFHIAYQPNVALGMCTNYSYMPTLKVPTKLITTDLILTKNNYGATVNYTLDGDYYAFNDMFSKDVLKKLYIDNFTSVHDGTTFDYFSDAALTVLAPGNNLAPGTYYIAATNPDCSEDSTLFKINVKNKDFDLIWQSAPAIGKGYYTFNAPVYSGATYAWFAWGGSMISGNNTNQLTVYFSETAAPSVTVSCTITLPAVRTTINGNALSSAVYITSDENGNKEEIKSDITTPVVSSVSGSSLKAYPNPSSETFALSGSGSYDVKIYNSVGQLVFTNASYKADTPITVLNKGLHVVHATQNGISQKVKVIVE from the coding sequence ATGAAAAAATATTTACTAACTTTTATTTCAGTTATACTCCTTTCTGCCAGCCTTAGAGCCCAGACAACTGATACCTATGTTGTGGCAGATAAACCAGTAGGATTATCTTCCTGTGTTGACTCTGTTATTACATTAGCAGACATTTTTGAAATGGCCGGTATTCGCGATCTCAATGATCCGAATGACAATGTCAGCATGTATAAAATGTTCCGTCTGCATGGATCTGTAATTACTACTGATGAATTGACAAGTATTCATTATAGTGACTATCCAAGTGTATTTGTTAAAAAAATGAACGCAACAAATTCGCATCACGGCGGTGTTCAAGTTTTTCTTTATTTGATCACTCCACCAACTTCTATGTTCAGTGTGGATACTCTTAAATATACAGTTGAAAAAGGAGCTACAGTAAATTTCACTCCCGATTTCTTTGAAAAATTCACTTTCTTCAGCAGCGGTAAGGATTTGACAAGTCTTAATAAACGCATTCTGTTCACGGACCAATCTATAGGAACAGAAGCTCCAATTGATACTAATTACACGTGGTCAATTGTGGGTAAAGGAAAATATAAAATCAGAGTGCAGGTTGCAGTCTGTGATCCTACAGATCTTTATTATGATAGCATTTATGTAGTAGTAAATGAATCACCATGCCTTAAACTGGAAATTAAAAATATGCCTTCTCTATGCAGGGACGAAATAATAGACATTACACCGTATGTTTATCTGGATGGTCATTTAGCTACATCTGCAGATCTTTCACAAATGACTTTTCTCAATAAAAGTTTATTAGGAGGAACAGGTGAATCCTTTGATCCTACTGCTATGGATGTGACCCAAATGGTAGATAAAGTAAGTCGTTTTCCAATGTTTCATATTGCTTATCAGCCGAATGTTGCATTAGGCATGTGTACAAACTATAGCTACATGCCGACCTTAAAAGTTCCCACTAAATTAATTACTACAGATCTTATCCTTACCAAAAACAATTATGGTGCAACTGTAAACTATACCCTCGACGGTGATTATTATGCATTCAATGATATGTTCAGTAAAGATGTATTAAAAAAATTATACATTGACAATTTTACTTCTGTTCATGATGGCACGACCTTTGACTACTTTTCAGATGCAGCATTAACTGTCCTTGCTCCTGGAAACAACTTAGCTCCTGGCACTTACTACATTGCCGCTACAAATCCAGATTGCTCAGAGGACAGTACATTATTTAAGATAAATGTAAAAAATAAAGATTTCGATCTCATCTGGCAATCGGCTCCTGCCATCGGTAAGGGCTATTATACGTTTAATGCACCTGTGTATAGTGGAGCAACGTATGCATGGTTTGCATGGGGAGGTTCTATGATTTCAGGAAATAACACCAATCAGTTAACTGTATATTTTTCTGAAACTGCTGCACCGTCTGTCACAGTAAGCTGTACTATCACGCTTCCTGCAGTCCGTACAACTATAAATGGTAATGCATTAAGCTCTGCAGTGTATATTACTTCTGACGAAAACGGTAATAAAGAAGAGATAAAATCAGATATTACAACCCCGGTGGTTTCGAGTGTTTCAGGAAGTTCACTAAAGGCTTATCCGAATCCTTCGTCAGAAACATTCGCATTATCTGGTTCTGGCTCTTATGATGTAAAAATCTACAATTCAGTTGGTCAATTAGTATTCACTAATGCTTCTTATAAAGCTGACACTCCTATTACCGTTTTAAATAAAGGATTGCATGTTGTCCACGCAACACAAAATGGTATATCTCAGAAAGTGAAAGTTATTGTTGAATAA
- a CDS encoding class I SAM-dependent methyltransferase has product MQSKLSKRLFDIVNALPLKKGIRVLEIGCGPGAMAREISGLIGEGHILAIDRSAKAIQQAIVGSDTEIKTGRLSFRHVAIENFELEPEEKLYDIAIAVRVGALDGRHPEIEKQSLLRIAKALTGEGKLFIDGGNPLKEISLNEYR; this is encoded by the coding sequence ATGCAAAGTAAATTATCGAAACGACTTTTTGATATTGTAAATGCTCTTCCATTAAAGAAAGGCATACGAGTACTGGAAATTGGTTGTGGTCCTGGAGCAATGGCAAGAGAAATATCGGGATTAATCGGAGAAGGGCACATTCTGGCTATTGACCGTTCTGCCAAAGCCATTCAGCAAGCTATTGTTGGTTCTGATACTGAAATTAAAACAGGCAGACTTTCATTCAGACATGTTGCTATAGAAAATTTTGAATTGGAACCCGAAGAAAAACTGTACGATATTGCTATTGCTGTCAGAGTTGGAGCTTTGGATGGAAGACATCCCGAAATTGAAAAACAGTCATTGCTCAGGATTGCAAAGGCATTGACCGGGGAAGGAAAACTATTTATTGACGGTGGAAATCCGCTAAAGGAAATTTCTCTTAATGAATATAGATAG